The Candidatus Hydrogenedentota bacterium DNA segment TGCGTTCGATGCCCATGTCAGGTTCCTTTCGTTCTGCATGCACGGCCTCGTGTCGCGCCCAGGATCACCGTAGCACAGAACCGGCCGCGATTTCCCGTTCGCGCCGCGAGTTGGCGGGGGGACGGGAGCCCAAATCGCTGGGTGTCCGCCGGCGAAACCGGGTACGGCGCCATGCGATTCGTGGGCCCCGGTTAGCTGGGTTTCTTCAGCGCCAACGGCGCGAAACATACCAGCCTGGCCTGAAGGGCCAGGAAAACGGGATCAAACAACAGGGCGGGAGGGCTGAAGGCCCGAAACATCNNNNNNNNNNNNNNNNNNNNNNNNNNNNNNNNNNNNNNNNNNNNNNNNNNNNNNNNNNNNNNNNNNNNNNNNNNNNNNNNNNNNNNNNNNNNNNNNNNNNGCCGGAGAATCCGTTCCGCCACGCCTTCGGCCTGGGCCGGCATGTTTCCGCGCCGCTGGCGCTGAAACACAAGACGGCGGCGCCGCTCTCATCTCAGCTGCTCAATGTGTTGAAATCCAGCCCAGTACCCGGAATGCCAAAGGGTATAGGTTACTTTGCTTCACATTATCCGAGGATTGGACGCGATTAGATGAAGGGTCTAGATCTGCAATGTCTTTACTGGTAAAATACCGTGCGTAAGGGGGTCATGAGCTCTGAGCGCACGCGGACGCGGTCGGCATTTCTCGCTCGAAGGGCTGGAGCGGGAAGCGGGAGGGAGACAATGAATACGTGTGCGTATTGTGAAGGTCCGGCCGATATACGGCGGGGCATGGGCGTAGATGCTGAGGTCTACTTGTACGCCTGTCCGCTGTGTCTGAACGTGTCTCTGTTGCGCAGCCAGCCCAAGGGGCTGTTGTCCGAGCGCCTGGAAACGGAGCCCGATATCCGGGAGATACTTCCCGCCGGCTCGATACCGTCAGAGATCCTTAACCGGCTGCGGAAAGCCGCCGACGATCTGCCTCTCCTGCCCGACGTGTGCCAGCGCGTCGTTTCGCTCGCGCACGATCCGTTATCGACGATGACAGACATCGCCGAGGCGATCAACCAGGACCCGGTCATTGCCACCAAGTTGTTGCGATTGGCCAATAGCGTGGCGTTTGGGGGGCTCCATGAAGTAACGAGCCTTGACCAGGCATGCGCGCGGTTGGGGGTGAGGGAGATTGTGCGGACGGTTCAGGCCATCGCGTACAGCGGGCTTTACCGGGCCGCCAAGCCGTCTCAGCGCGAAACACTGCAAGCTCTATGGCGTCATACAGTCGCCGCGTCGCAAGCAGCGTACGAAATCGCCCGTCAAAAGTGCCCGGAAGAAGCCGATGAAATGTTTCTGGCGGGCTTGCTTCACGACCTGGGAGCGGTCGTATTGATTAACATCATCGCGCGGAGCCCGGTTACGCTTTCCAGCCGCCTGCGAGAGGAGCCCGCAATCGCTCATGAGTTCGAAGTGAAGTACCATGCGTTGGCTGGCATTCACGTCGTTCTGGAACGGAACTTGCCGAACACCTTCGCGTTCACCACCTACTTTCACCCCCGTCCGCAGCACGTGCCTGTCCCGCAATGGCGCACGCCGGTGCTGATCGTGCGCATGGCGGAACGCGTTGCCGAGGCGTGCGGCTATGCATTCGACGGCGGCGACGAGCCCTTGAGGGCGGACGATCCCGAGGCTGCGGAGCTTGGACTGTCGTCCGAAGAGCTCGAGCGCGTGCAAACACGCGTCCACGAAGCGGTGGAGACGCTGCTCGATATCGTGGCCGCGTAGCTCGCGCGTTTCGGGAAGAACGGGGCTTTTTATTCCAGAAAACGGGCGCTTACGTCTCCCAGGGTGTCGTTATCGACATAGACCGCTGCCGGTTTACCGGGTTCCTCTATCCAAACGCGCAGGAGCCCTTCGCCCTCGGGAAGGGCGCATACCGCCGAGTTTCCCCCCGCCGCAAGCACGCTGATCATTTCGTTGTCTTGAATGGCTACGTGCATGGTGCCCGGGGCGGTCGACTCGCCGCGCTCGAAGGTGACCTCGTATAACCCGCCGCGTTCGACGCACACGGGCCATCCACGGGGTCTCTTGCCGGTGTTCGCCTGGTCCTGGTAGCGGCACAGGTGAACCGGGTTCTCGTGAGGCGAACCCAGGTGAATCCGGCCTGGGGCGAACCCGCGCGACGCTTTCACATCGTCATACCACGCGTCGTACGCGGATCTGAGGGCTGATGCGATTTCCGGGTGCGCGCCCGCCACGTTGTCTTGTTCGCCAGGGTCTTCCTCGAGGTCGTACAGCTCGAAGACGGAGGCCTTGCCGGCATCAAGACTTTCCTGACCGAAGGTGCCTGGGTTACACACCAGCTTGTAGCGGTTCGTAACCACGGCGGCGTTGTGGTAGCGCTCGGGAGAGAGCCCCCGGTGGCACTGGAGAAACAGACGCCTGTCTGACGGCGCCTTTTCCTGGCCGCGCAGCAGAGCCAGAAGGCTTACACCGTCCAGGACCGTCTCCGCGGGGGGGGCGGTTTTGCAGGCTTCGAGGATGGTCGGCGTCAAATCGATGTGGGCGGCTATCGAATCCAGTCTGCGTTTGCCCTTGAGGAACGATGGCCATTGCATGAAACAGGGGACGCGAATCCCGCCTTCGTACACACAGGATTTCAGTCCGCGGAGATTCGCCGTGTACCGTTCCTGCTGAGGGCCGTTGTCGCCGAAGAAGATCACCAGGGTGTTGTCGCGCAGGCCTTCGCGGTCCAACCAGCCCAGCAACCGGCCCACGTTTTCATCGATGTTGGTGATCATGCCATAGACATGGGCGGTGGCGTCGTCCAATCCCGCGGCCGCATACGGTTCAACATATTCGCGGGCAACCTCGAGGGGCACATGCGGCGCATTGGTGGCTATGTAGGCGAAAAAAGGCCGGGCGCGGTTGGCGGCGATGAATTCGCGGGCCGCTTCGAAGAAGATGTCGGTGCAGTAACCCTGTGCCTGGACGGGCGCCGCCCCGCGCCAGAGCTTGGGGTTCAGATAGCTGTTTGGCTTGTCCGGGGGCTGTCCGATGCCGCCGGACTTGTGCCACAGGCACGTGTCGAAACCCTGGTCCTGAGGACGCATGGGATAGTTGTCGCCCAGGTGCCATTTGCCGAACAGGCCCGTGGCGTATCCCGCGGAACGGAGCATTTCGGCAAGGGTGATTTCGTCGCCGTGCATCTTGGCTGCGCCCCATGCCGTGTGGATGACGCCCGTACGGTAATAGTGGCGGCCCGTAATGAAACCGGCCCGCGTGGGCGCACACACCGGGCAGCAATAGAAGCGGGAGAGGTCGATGCCCTCATCCGCGAAACGATCCAGATGCGGCGTGCGGATTTGGGCATTGCCGTGAACGCCCACGTCGCCGTAACCCTGATCGTCGGTCAGAATGACGATGACGTTCGGGCGCTCCCACGGTGCGTGTCTGGGCGCCGGCGCCCCGGGTGCAGAAATCTCCTCGGGCTTGTGCGCACAGTTCGCGGCCAAGACCCCGGCCCCGAGGCCAAGCCCTTTCAGGAACGTCCGTCGTGTAGGTCTGGACATGTCGGCCCTCTATGTGTGCATCCTGCCGCGGCGCGGTTTCCGCCCGCTGTGGCGCGGTTTCCCGACCGCGCCACTCTTGCGGCCGCAGGTCTTCACTCAAAGAACTGCGTCAGCCGTTGCCTCCCGCAGGGTTGGCTGTGGCCGCGCCCACTTTGGCGCGGCGTTCGCTCAATTCGCGCCAGCTGGTCAGGACGATACCCTCTTCCTCGATGGTCTTCTTGACGTCCTCATCGAGCATTATCTCGAGGTCTGCCAGGCGGGTATCGCCGGACACCGAGATGAACTCAAACGTTTCGCTGGGCTTCGTGCAGTGGACGATGATCTGCGTTACGCCGGGCTGAAGGTTGCGCAGCAGCTCGATGGTATTCGCCTTTTTCTCTTCGAAGGTCCTCCACCCATAGGTAGCGCCGTAGAGGTCGTCAATCACCGGTAGACCCGAATCCCATACGGATTTCGCGACCTCGCGAATCGCTGGGAACTGGTCGGCGAGATCGGCGTAATCCTGCTGGGCCAGCGTGCAATGGCCGCCGGGGATCATGACGGGAATGTGCATTTCTTTGCCGACCTTCACGTACGCGGCGAAATACTCCATGGTGGCGTAGACCGTGCCCATGTGGGTGTCGAGATGCGTAATGGGCAGCCCCATGGTCTTTGCGCGGTCGATCTGCGCGCGAATCTCCGCCTCGATCTCCTTGGCGGTGGCATGCTTGACGACAAGCTCGACGTTATCCCACAGGCAACCCTGCTGGTCCGCCAGGCCGGGCACAATATACTTGCCAGCCAACGGTCCCCAGCGGTAATTCTCCCACTCCGACGTGAGCGTGAGATGTAAACCGTTGTCGACATCGGGATGCTCGGCGCAGTACTTTGCGAATTCCGGCACCCAGGGGCAGGGCATCATCGTGCTCGTGGACGTGAGAACGCCTTTTTCGAATGCTTCGATGACGCCCATGTTCGAGTCGTGCGACATGCCCGCGTCGTCGGCATGGAAAATGAGCGCCTTGGCGCCTTTTTCCCATCCCAGCATTTCGGCGTAGGTGGGCTGGGCTTCGTCGGCGGCCCAGGCGGCGCCCAGCAGGCAACACGTGAATAGGGTCACAATGATGATCGATCTCATGGTCTCGGTGCTCCTTGGTTATTGGTTCCGAACGGGCGCTCATCATACGAACGCTCCGGTCACTTCCTTGGCTCATTCGGACGGTTTCCGGCCGCTCGCGGCCGTGAACGCCTCGAGCACGGCGGCCTTCATCCTGGCCCCTGCCTTTTGTCCCGATACGGCGTCCAGGACCACGATGTCGATGGCGCCGGGCATGCGTTCATAATAGTACGTCCAAAAGGGGCAGTAAAAGAGTTGACAATCCTGCGTCTCGAGAGGCGTGGGCCTGTCGCGGTGCCCGCGGCGCCGCAGCAACGACAGGGTGAGCTGGACGCGCCCCTTCGCTTCCGCCTCCTTGGGGCTCATCAAAGGGGGAAACAGGGCCTCGGGCGGGTCGCCTTCGTCCAATTCTCCCGCGAGCTTGACGAGCATGAACACGCCGGCATATGCGTCGATGGACATCTGCAGCCGGCCTTCGCTGCCGTCCGGCGCCTTGGCCCGGATCGTGAAGAGGTAATGGGGCATCCAGATCAGTTCGAGACGGGGAAGAACGCCCTGCGCGAGGCGCCTTCGGGGAAACAGGGGGCGAAGGAGCCGCCCCACCGCGCCGAACCTCCGTTTGCGAAACCAGCGCTCGGCCTGGGTTTCTGAAACGCGCGGGGGCACGACGTACACTTGCCTACTTGCCTTTGTTGTTCGAGTGACGGAGGCCGAGGCGCCCCATGGGGGTTACGGGGTTCTCGCCAGGCACGGTAACCGTGATGGAGGTGAAAGTCTTGAGAAGGCCGCCGGAAAGCGTACCGCGTGGGGCGTGTTCTTCATACAAGGTCATCTTGCGCAGCGTGCTCGTGGGTCCCGATTGAGTACCGTCTCTTCTCCGTTTCACAGCCGGTGTGCGGCAGCAAGGCCTTCGGGATGGCCGCGCACGCCGCCAGAAATACCGAAATGAGTATGGCAAATGCGCGCAGACGGCGTCAACCTGCCCACAGTCGATGGCATGGCGGTCGTTCAAAAAAGTTCAGCGTGAGTCTCGAGATGTTTCATAAGACTCATACGACCGATAGGACCCGGCGCGGCCGTTGGCCGCAACGAAACCCACGGCGCCGACGCGTGGGGCGCTCCCACCTGCTCGCGGCGCGTCAGGCCTGTGCGCGGATTTCGTTGACGAGCTCGAGCGCCCGCTGTGAAAGGCTCTGGGTCTGGTTAAGCACGTGCTTGCCGCGGCCATGGCGCAATTCGAGGCGCATATGGGTCAATTCGCGGGCGATCGGCAGGAGTTTCAGCCCGAGTTCGTGGGCGCGTTCGGTCTTGCCCTGGCCATGAAGGCGGCACAGGGCGCCGTCGCATGCGCACAGCGCCGCGCTCACCTCGATGATCCGGCTGCGCGCATCGCTGATTTCAGGATTCTCGTAGAGAAGGTCGAGAAGACGGTCGCGAGCCCGATCCGTGTGGGATAGCGCCTCGAGCGTATCGCCGCCGAGCGGCCCTTGGAGAAGTTGTTCAACGGGGCTGACGTCGATGCTGTATTGGCGGGCCAGGCGCATGTTTATGGCAAGTTGCTGCCGGTCCTCTTCCATCAGGCGGGCGGCGATGACATCGCGGAAGTGGGCGCATGACTCCGGCTTCGCTATCAACAGGACGTGGGATTGACCGGGGAACATCTCCAGATGCCGTTCAAGGGGCATCCTTTCCCACTCGCGATTCTGTATGAAGTCTGAGATGTCGTATACTTCATACTCCTCGACGAATGACTTGTTGATGCTGAGATTGATGGAGGCCATGCCGCGAATATCGTGGCTTACGAGGAAGACCATGCTGTAACCATCGCCCCGCAGCCGCGACGCCCGGATAAGGGGCACGCCATTGGGCAATCGGGCCTTCTCCTCGGACCGCAGGGTCATGGTGTAGGCGCCCTCGGGAATCGGTTCGGGGTGCGCGCCCAGCAACAGCGGAGCGACCGCGTTGACACGCTGCATGCGCTGATCGAGCTCCTGCCAGAGGTCGCTGAAAGTCAGGAAAGGTCCCGTAAGCGTCCGCTGACATGAGCCGCCGATCCAGACGGGCACGTTGTGAAA contains these protein-coding regions:
- a CDS encoding arylsulfatase, whose protein sequence is MSRPTRRTFLKGLGLGAGVLAANCAHKPEEISAPGAPAPRHAPWERPNVIVILTDDQGYGDVGVHGNAQIRTPHLDRFADEGIDLSRFYCCPVCAPTRAGFITGRHYYRTGVIHTAWGAAKMHGDEITLAEMLRSAGYATGLFGKWHLGDNYPMRPQDQGFDTCLWHKSGGIGQPPDKPNSYLNPKLWRGAAPVQAQGYCTDIFFEAAREFIAANRARPFFAYIATNAPHVPLEVAREYVEPYAAAGLDDATAHVYGMITNIDENVGRLLGWLDREGLRDNTLVIFFGDNGPQQERYTANLRGLKSCVYEGGIRVPCFMQWPSFLKGKRRLDSIAAHIDLTPTILEACKTAPPAETVLDGVSLLALLRGQEKAPSDRRLFLQCHRGLSPERYHNAAVVTNRYKLVCNPGTFGQESLDAGKASVFELYDLEEDPGEQDNVAGAHPEIASALRSAYDAWYDDVKASRGFAPGRIHLGSPHENPVHLCRYQDQANTGKRPRGWPVCVERGGLYEVTFERGESTAPGTMHVAIQDNEMISVLAAGGNSAVCALPEGEGLLRVWIEEPGKPAAVYVDNDTLGDVSARFLE
- a CDS encoding polysaccharide deacetylase family protein yields the protein MRSIIIVTLFTCCLLGAAWAADEAQPTYAEMLGWEKGAKALIFHADDAGMSHDSNMGVIEAFEKGVLTSTSTMMPCPWVPEFAKYCAEHPDVDNGLHLTLTSEWENYRWGPLAGKYIVPGLADQQGCLWDNVELVVKHATAKEIEAEIRAQIDRAKTMGLPITHLDTHMGTVYATMEYFAAYVKVGKEMHIPVMIPGGHCTLAQQDYADLADQFPAIREVAKSVWDSGLPVIDDLYGATYGWRTFEEKKANTIELLRNLQPGVTQIIVHCTKPSETFEFISVSGDTRLADLEIMLDEDVKKTIEEEGIVLTSWRELSERRAKVGAATANPAGGNG
- a CDS encoding HDOD domain-containing protein; this encodes MNTCAYCEGPADIRRGMGVDAEVYLYACPLCLNVSLLRSQPKGLLSERLETEPDIREILPAGSIPSEILNRLRKAADDLPLLPDVCQRVVSLAHDPLSTMTDIAEAINQDPVIATKLLRLANSVAFGGLHEVTSLDQACARLGVREIVRTVQAIAYSGLYRAAKPSQRETLQALWRHTVAASQAAYEIARQKCPEEADEMFLAGLLHDLGAVVLINIIARSPVTLSSRLREEPAIAHEFEVKYHALAGIHVVLERNLPNTFAFTTYFHPRPQHVPVPQWRTPVLIVRMAERVAEACGYAFDGGDEPLRADDPEAAELGLSSEELERVQTRVHEAVETLLDIVAA